One region of Effusibacillus lacus genomic DNA includes:
- a CDS encoding N-acetyldiaminopimelate deacetylase, producing MATANPYVEIRRKLHQIPEPGFQEFKTQRFLLDYIEALPPERIEVRTWRTGILVRVKGKNPSKRIGYRADMDGLPIAEETTYEFRSQHPGYMHACGHDVHMTIGLGVLTHFVHNPINDDLILIFQPAEEGPGGALPMMESEEFQDWKPDSIYALHIAPEYPVGTIAVRPGILFANTSELFIELTGTGGHAAFPHKANDMVVAASHLVTQLQSIISRNVDPLDSAVITIGRIESGTRQNIIAEKARLEGTIRTLSVESMEQVKSRIEAVVSGIEAGFGCKAEIDYGSNYRQVYNDEQETREFMDWLQSTGTATLVECREAMTGEDFGYFLAGIPGFMFWLGAETPYGLHHSRMEPDERAIDVALEVLTKYIAWKSGR from the coding sequence ATGGCAACCGCAAATCCCTACGTGGAGATTCGCCGGAAACTGCATCAGATTCCGGAACCTGGTTTTCAGGAGTTTAAGACTCAGCGCTTCTTGCTTGATTATATCGAAGCTTTGCCGCCGGAGCGAATCGAAGTCAGGACATGGCGAACCGGGATTCTGGTCCGGGTGAAAGGAAAGAACCCTTCCAAACGGATCGGTTACCGGGCGGATATGGACGGACTGCCAATAGCGGAAGAGACGACCTATGAGTTTCGTTCCCAACATCCCGGCTATATGCATGCCTGCGGTCACGATGTTCATATGACCATCGGTTTGGGAGTCCTGACCCATTTTGTGCACAATCCCATCAATGACGACCTGATCCTGATTTTTCAACCGGCGGAAGAAGGGCCTGGCGGCGCTCTGCCAATGATGGAAAGTGAAGAGTTTCAAGACTGGAAACCGGATTCTATCTATGCGCTGCATATCGCTCCCGAATACCCGGTAGGAACGATTGCGGTTCGTCCCGGAATTCTGTTTGCCAATACGTCCGAACTGTTCATTGAACTGACAGGAACGGGGGGCCATGCAGCGTTTCCGCACAAGGCAAACGATATGGTGGTGGCCGCATCTCACCTTGTTACCCAGTTGCAAAGCATTATCTCCCGCAATGTGGACCCTCTCGATTCGGCTGTCATCACCATCGGCAGGATTGAAAGCGGAACAAGGCAGAACATCATTGCTGAGAAAGCAAGACTGGAGGGCACCATTCGCACGCTGTCAGTCGAATCCATGGAACAAGTAAAATCCCGCATTGAGGCGGTTGTCAGCGGTATTGAAGCGGGGTTCGGGTGCAAGGCGGAGATCGATTACGGTTCCAACTACCGCCAGGTATACAACGATGAGCAGGAGACCCGTGAGTTCATGGATTGGCTCCAGTCGACTGGAACCGCGACTCTTGTGGAATGCAGGGAAGCGATGACCGGGGAGGACTTCGGCTACTTCCTGGCCGGGATTCCCGGCTTCATGTTCTGGCTTGGCGCGGAAACGCCTTACGGGCTGCATCATTCCAGGATGGAACCGGATGAACGAGCGATTGACGTGGCTCTTGAAGTGCTCACCAAGTATATTGCCTGGAAGTCCGGCAGATAG
- a CDS encoding C40 family peptidase, producing the protein MLRKTKLLTCIVVSASVFSLSGLGQAPALAATTSSSKPVMANQFTSSQTKEAKLNKLISVGKTQLGVKWRHGTQKPGYGFDCSNFTSWVYKEALGIKFSSSSRAQRYDKSIGTPVKIDKSNIYKNLQKGDLLFFANSADKGGGGHVGIYAGDGYILQCGGGRGKVTFEKMKGTWFEKKLVYAKRIVN; encoded by the coding sequence ATGCTTAGAAAAACTAAGCTTCTTACCTGTATCGTCGTTTCAGCCAGTGTATTTTCCTTGTCAGGACTGGGACAAGCCCCGGCGCTTGCCGCCACGACTTCAAGCAGCAAACCTGTAATGGCTAATCAGTTCACTTCTTCCCAAACAAAGGAAGCCAAGTTGAACAAACTGATTAGCGTGGGCAAAACCCAACTGGGTGTAAAGTGGCGCCACGGTACACAAAAGCCCGGATACGGATTTGATTGTTCGAACTTCACAAGCTGGGTTTACAAAGAGGCCCTGGGAATCAAGTTTTCTTCATCTTCCAGAGCCCAACGATACGACAAGTCCATTGGTACCCCTGTGAAAATCGACAAATCCAATATCTACAAGAACTTGCAAAAAGGGGATCTGCTATTCTTCGCCAACAGCGCAGACAAAGGTGGCGGCGGTCACGTCGGAATCTACGCCGGTGACGGCTACATCCTCCAATGCGGCGGCGGTCGAGGCAAAGTAACCTTTGAGAAAATGAAGGGCACCTGGTTCGAGAAGAAGCTTGTGTATGCCAAGCGGATTGTGAATTAA